Genomic DNA from Pseudomonadota bacterium:
GTGGGTAAAGAGGTTGTGGTAAATCTCATCCATGAGTCGAGCGAGAGGAAAAACCAGCCCCTTGTAAAGGTAAATTGCGCGGCAATACCTGAGACCCTCCTTGAAAGTGAACTATTCGGGTATGAAAGGGGCGCCTTTACAGGGGCGTACCAGAGAAAGATGGGCAAATTTGAGTTAGCCAATAAAGGAACTGTCTTCCTTGATGAAATCGGCGACATCAGCCTGCTGCTACAGTCCAAACTGTTAAGGGTGATACAGGAAAAAGAGATTGAGCGGTTAGGCGGCCTTCATCCCATTAAGGTAGATGTGAGGATAATTGTTGCGACAAACAAAAACCTTGATGAAGAGGTAAAAAAAGGAACGTTCAGGGAAGATCTTTACTACAGGTTAAATGTGGTGAACGTACAGATACCCCCGTTAAGGGAAAGGAAAGAAGATATACCCCTGCTTATCGACTTTTTCCTGAAAAGATTCAATGACAAACACAAAAGGGAAATTAGGGGCTTTACAAGAGAAGCAAGGGATATGCTGATAAAATATGATTATCCCGGAAATGTGAGAGAACTTGAAAATATCATAGAAAGGGCAACTGTGCTCACAAGGGGAGACCATATATCGAAAGAAGACCTGCCAGCCTTGTCCGATAAGGTTCAACCACCACTTGAAGGGAATATGCACGAGGTAGTTGAAACAATCGAGAAGAGGATGCTCATAGAAGCCCTTGTAAATGCAAACTGGGTTCAGACAAGGGCAGCATCCAGCCTTGGAATAAGCGAGAGGATGCTGAGATACAAAATCAAGAAGTATAACATCGCTAAATAGTAATAGCCCAGACAATAGACTATAGACTTTTCACTTTTCACTACTCACTGCTTCTTCGGTGTGGTATATTCTAAAAAAGGGGGTTTAGCTGGACAGCCACACCATATTTATTGAAGGCGAGAAGGGGGGTAAAATCACCCTTTCCATATCAGGAAAGATGTCGCTCGAGAATCTGAATGTAATGACATCAGAAATGAAGTCGCTCTTTGAAGATAAATCCCCTTCCGAACTCACTATCAACCTTGCAGGGGTTGAATACCTGGATAGTGCCGGAGCGCTCCTGCTTATCGAGATGGAGGCTGAGGCTAAGACAAGGTCAATCCCCTTTAAACTCATAAACTTGTCTGGCAAAGGGCAAGGGATAATGAACCTTCTTGACCGTGATGCCCTCACTACTCACCCCCTCGTTCCAAAAGAGAGGTCCCTGAACATTCTGGAACAGATAGGGAATGTAAGTGAAGATATGTTCGATGACCTGATCCAGGTCATTACCTTTGAAGGGGAGCTTATCATGGAGATGGTTTTCTCATTGTTCCATCCTCTTTC
This window encodes:
- a CDS encoding sigma 54-interacting transcriptional regulator; this encodes MGKEVVVNLIHESSERKNQPLVKVNCAAIPETLLESELFGYERGAFTGAYQRKMGKFELANKGTVFLDEIGDISLLLQSKLLRVIQEKEIERLGGLHPIKVDVRIIVATNKNLDEEVKKGTFREDLYYRLNVVNVQIPPLRERKEDIPLLIDFFLKRFNDKHKREIRGFTREARDMLIKYDYPGNVRELENIIERATVLTRGDHISKEDLPALSDKVQPPLEGNMHEVVETIEKRMLIEALVNANWVQTRAASSLGISERMLRYKIKKYNIAK